In the Candidatus Rokuibacteriota bacterium genome, CGAACAGCAGGAGCACCGCCGGCGAGAGGAGCAGGTAGGCGAGCTGGACGTCGCGGCGCCGCGCCCTCGGGAAGCGGGTGCTACGCGGAAGGGCTGCGGGAAGCGACTCGACCGCGCTGCCCACCGACAGCTAGGCGATGGCTTCGTCGCTGCTGTTGTCGAAGAAGTGGATCCGGTCCGGGATGAAGGCCAGGCGGATCTTGTCGTGAAGCTTCGTGCGGACCGTGGGTTCCACGCGGGCGACGATCGTCTGCGTCCCGACCCGGGTGTCCAGCAGGATCTCCGAGCCCAGGGGCTCCACGACCTCCACGACCGCCTCGAAGGTGATATCGTGATGGTCGCTGCCCGTCGCCTCGCGGAGGTCCTCCGGGCGGATCCCCAGCGTGACGGCCTGCCCCCGGTACCGGGCGATGCGGCCCGCCCGGTCGGCTGGCACCCGCACCCTCAGCCCGGCGGTCTCGGTGTAGAAGCCGCCGCCCGTCTCGGTGATGGTCGTGTCGATGAAGTTCATGGCCGGCGAGCCGATGAACCCCGCCACGAACTTGTTCCGGGGCTTCGAGTAGACCTCCAGGGGCTCGCCCACCTGGTGGACCAGGCCGTCCTTCATCACGACGACTCGGTCGCCGAGGGTCATGGCCTCGACCTGGTCGTGGGTGACGTAGATGGCGGTGGTCTCCAGGCGCTCGTGCAGGCGCTTGAGTTCGACGCGCATCTGCACCCGGAGCTTGGCGTCCAGGTTGGACAGCGGCTCGTCGAAGAGGAAGACCTGGGGGT is a window encoding:
- the ugpC gene encoding sn-glycerol-3-phosphate ABC transporter ATP-binding protein UgpC, producing MAQVVMKELNKRFDEVQAVRDMNLHIRDKEFLVLVGPSGCGKSTTLRMVAGLEEITSGEIYIGERLVNDLPPKDRDIAMVFQNYALYPHMTVYDNMAFGLKMRKFPRPEIEKRVREAAEILGIQELLKRKPRQLSGGQRQRVAVGRAIVRHPQVFLFDEPLSNLDAKLRVQMRVELKRLHERLETTAIYVTHDQVEAMTLGDRVVVMKDGLVHQVGEPLEVYSKPRNKFVAGFIGSPAMNFIDTTITETGGGFYTETAGLRVRVPADRAGRIARYRGQAVTLGIRPEDLREATGSDHHDITFEAVVEVVEPLGSEILLDTRVGTQTIVARVEPTVRTKLHDKIRLAFIPDRIHFFDNSSDEAIA